One Pseudomonadota bacterium genomic region harbors:
- a CDS encoding ECF-type sigma factor — MSFTSPPPPDPTDGPDVTSLLHAAGDGDEAVLGTLFQHVYRELSRLASLVRRGRASDTLSTEALVHEAYLKLVPAKGMKWESRRHFFRAAARAMRQILVDAARKQLADKRGGFDAPVTLDENLHAAPVRPAQLIALDEALERLQHIDPRRADVVLYRFFGGLTAEETAQALGVSLSSVERDWRSAKAWLMAAMTAKL; from the coding sequence ATGTCATTCACCAGCCCGCCCCCGCCCGACCCCACCGACGGACCGGACGTCACCTCCCTGCTCCACGCCGCCGGGGACGGCGACGAGGCCGTACTCGGCACCCTGTTCCAGCACGTCTACCGCGAGTTGTCGCGCCTCGCCAGCCTCGTACGCCGCGGCCGCGCAAGCGATACGCTGAGCACGGAAGCCCTCGTGCACGAGGCCTACCTCAAGCTAGTGCCCGCCAAAGGCATGAAATGGGAAAGCCGCCGACACTTCTTCCGCGCGGCGGCCCGGGCGATGCGGCAGATCCTGGTAGACGCGGCACGCAAGCAACTTGCGGACAAGCGCGGGGGCTTCGATGCGCCAGTGACACTCGACGAGAACCTTCATGCGGCCCCCGTGCGTCCCGCCCAACTGATCGCCCTCGACGAGGCGCTGGAGCGCCTACAGCACATCGACCCTCGTCGCGCGGACGTTGTGCTCTATCGGTTCTTTGGAGGCCTCACGGCGGAGGAGACAGCCCAAGCCTTGGGCGTCTCGCTCTCGAGCGTGGAGCGCGACTGGCGGTCGGCCAAGGCCTGGCTGATGGCCGCTATGACTGCGAAGTTGTGA